A genomic stretch from Bacillus sp. N1-1 includes:
- the minD gene encoding septum site-determining protein MinD, whose protein sequence is MGDAIVITSGKGGVGKTTTTANIGTALALSGKKVCLVDTDIGLRNLDVVMGLENRIIYDLVDVAEERCRLHQALIKDKRFEALYMLPAAQTKDKSAVQPAQMKKIIDELKQDYDYVLIDCPAGIEQGFKNAIAGADKSVVVTTPETSAVRDADRIIGLLEKEENIEAPKLVVNRIRNHMMESGEMLDVDEIVSILAIDLLGIVGDDDTVITASNKGEPIALDPSSKASIAYRNIARRILGESVPLLSLQEERGVFSKVKKFFGMRS, encoded by the coding sequence GTGGGAGACGCTATCGTCATTACTTCCGGAAAAGGTGGTGTGGGTAAGACCACAACGACAGCAAACATTGGAACAGCTCTTGCACTATCGGGGAAAAAAGTATGTCTGGTTGATACGGATATCGGTCTTCGAAATCTTGATGTAGTGATGGGGCTTGAGAATCGGATTATTTATGATCTTGTCGATGTAGCTGAGGAAAGATGTAGGCTTCATCAAGCCTTAATTAAAGACAAGCGCTTTGAGGCACTTTACATGCTTCCGGCAGCACAAACGAAAGATAAATCTGCTGTTCAGCCGGCGCAAATGAAGAAAATTATCGATGAATTAAAGCAAGATTACGATTATGTGCTAATTGATTGTCCGGCAGGCATTGAGCAGGGCTTTAAAAATGCCATCGCTGGTGCAGATAAATCGGTTGTTGTCACAACACCTGAAACGTCGGCTGTAAGAGATGCCGATCGCATTATAGGTCTTCTCGAAAAAGAAGAGAATATCGAAGCACCGAAACTTGTAGTAAACCGCATTCGAAACCACATGATGGAAAGTGGCGAAATGCTTGATGTAGATGAAATTGTTTCAATACTTGCGATTGATCTCCTGGGCATTGTAGGGGATGACGATACGGTTATTACAGCTTCAAATAAAGGAGAGCCAATTGCGCTCGATCCTAGTTCAAAAGCTTCGATTGCCTATCGTAATATCGCAAGAAGAATTTTAGGTGAATCGGTTCCTCTTCTCTCTCTTCAAGAAGAAAGAGGCGTGTTTAGTAAAGTGAAAAAGTTTTTTGGAATGCGTTCTTAA
- the mreC gene encoding rod shape-determining protein MreC: MPQFFSNKRLIVLLVSIIILVALIGTSMKERDALTMPEQFFKDSIGWLQSIFYKPANSVAGLFESIGEMKDMYEENELLKSRLNEFVAVSEELKTVKKENEDLKSELNIDSSTGLANYQTFHANMIARSPDRWNDLLTIDKGEQDGVEADMAVATPDGLIGKVKNVQPFSSTVQLVSDVDRTNRIAAMTQEDKNVFGTIEGYDTEKEVLLFSKIPVDTKVEKGQTVITAGNGGIFPRGIVIGEIVDIETDNVGTTQTAYVKPASDLYDINNVMIIDRGAQNVNPDEGEGEEE; the protein is encoded by the coding sequence ATGCCACAATTTTTCTCAAATAAACGCCTCATTGTATTGCTTGTGAGCATTATTATTTTAGTTGCTTTAATCGGTACATCAATGAAAGAACGCGATGCACTCACAATGCCTGAGCAGTTTTTTAAAGATTCCATTGGTTGGCTTCAATCAATCTTCTATAAACCCGCTAATTCAGTAGCGGGTTTATTTGAGAGTATTGGAGAAATGAAAGACATGTATGAAGAAAACGAGCTATTGAAGTCAAGGCTCAATGAATTTGTTGCGGTGTCAGAAGAGCTGAAAACCGTCAAGAAAGAAAATGAAGATTTAAAAAGCGAGTTAAATATTGACTCCTCAACTGGACTCGCGAACTATCAAACCTTCCATGCGAATATGATTGCGCGTTCACCTGACCGTTGGAACGATTTGTTAACGATTGATAAGGGAGAACAGGATGGGGTAGAAGCGGATATGGCCGTTGCCACGCCTGATGGTCTAATTGGTAAAGTGAAAAATGTTCAGCCTTTCTCTTCAACCGTTCAACTAGTGAGTGATGTTGATCGCACGAATCGAATTGCTGCAATGACGCAGGAAGATAAGAATGTTTTCGGAACGATTGAAGGATATGATACCGAAAAAGAAGTGTTGCTTTTCTCAAAAATTCCGGTAGATACGAAAGTAGAAAAAGGCCAAACCGTTATTACTGCAGGAAATGGCGGAATATTCCCTCGAGGTATTGTTATCGGTGAAATTGTTGATATTGAAACGGATAACGTTGGTACGACCCAGACTGCTTATGTGAAACCAGCGTCTGACTTATATGATATTAACAATGTAATGATTATCGACCGTGGAGCACAAAACGTAAATCCTGATGAGGGCGAAGGTGAAGAAGAATGA
- the mreD gene encoding rod shape-determining protein MreD yields MRRFFLVGTLFVLFLLEGTVFQVFAPEQYGFHFQLIPRFVTVIVVMIGMVLSPAYGVLYGVVFGLLHDLIYTDLVGVYMFGMSVAAYIIGYLSKVFHLNWFTTLILGLLGVTLMEFYVYELFSLINVTDVSFTSFFYSRYLPSLLLNGIFLLIVYYPVKRLLEDLSESRRQENQAKRRSFL; encoded by the coding sequence ATGAGGCGTTTTTTTCTAGTTGGAACGCTATTTGTTCTTTTTCTTTTGGAAGGAACCGTTTTTCAGGTGTTCGCACCTGAACAATACGGCTTTCACTTTCAGCTCATCCCGCGTTTTGTAACGGTGATTGTGGTTATGATTGGGATGGTTTTGTCACCTGCTTATGGCGTCCTATACGGTGTTGTTTTTGGACTTCTACATGATCTGATTTATACAGATCTTGTTGGTGTATATATGTTTGGAATGTCGGTTGCAGCTTACATAATCGGTTACTTATCGAAAGTTTTTCATCTAAATTGGTTTACGACACTTATACTTGGGTTACTAGGTGTAACATTGATGGAATTCTATGTGTATGAACTATTTTCTTTAATAAATGTAACCGACGTATCCTTTACTTCCTTTTTCTATAGTCGCTATCTTCCTTCCTTACTTTTAAATGGAATCTTTTTGCTTATTGTTTACTATCCTGTAAAACGGTTGCTTGAAGATTTATCTGAAAGCCGTAGACAAGAAAATCAGGCCAAAAGAAGGAGTTTCCTTTAG
- a CDS encoding M50 family metallopeptidase, whose protein sequence is MITIHPLFWMTIGLSILTGRFREMLLLFLVVLIHELGHAGAARFFGWRVNEIILLPFGGVAVVDEHGNRPLKEELIVILAGPLQHVWMIGVGAIFYYLGLWDDMFSLFLLHNLMILLFNLLPIWPLDGGKLLFLFYSLRYPFKASHRVMLHSSFICLCLLMMATIVFFPFHLNLWMVIIFLTVSLFKEWKHHHYIYLRFLLERYSTTFKGEKKVVSVASEMKLTDLLATFYRGYHYQIVIKDLNVEADEQVLLHAYFKKNQIGCAVGTLFR, encoded by the coding sequence ATGATAACAATCCATCCGCTTTTCTGGATGACAATTGGTCTTTCTATTCTAACTGGGCGTTTTCGAGAAATGCTGCTGCTGTTCCTTGTTGTCCTTATTCATGAGCTAGGACATGCGGGAGCAGCTCGTTTTTTTGGGTGGCGAGTCAATGAAATCATTCTTTTGCCGTTCGGTGGTGTTGCTGTAGTGGATGAGCATGGAAATCGCCCGTTAAAAGAAGAGCTTATTGTTATTCTTGCTGGTCCATTACAACATGTTTGGATGATAGGAGTTGGCGCGATCTTCTATTATTTAGGTTTATGGGATGATATGTTCAGTCTTTTCCTACTTCATAATTTAATGATTCTCCTTTTTAATTTATTGCCGATATGGCCACTTGATGGCGGAAAGCTTCTTTTTTTATTTTATTCCCTACGCTATCCTTTTAAAGCATCTCATAGAGTAATGCTTCATTCGTCCTTTATTTGTTTATGTTTACTCATGATGGCAACAATCGTCTTTTTCCCATTTCACTTAAATTTATGGATGGTGATCATTTTTCTTACCGTATCATTGTTCAAAGAGTGGAAGCATCATCACTATATTTATTTACGGTTTTTACTTGAACGTTATTCAACAACGTTTAAAGGGGAAAAGAAGGTTGTTTCAGTAGCTTCTGAAATGAAATTAACTGATCTTCTCGCAACATTTTATCGTGGATATCACTATCAAATCGTCATAAAAGATCTAAATGTAGAGGCGGATGAGCAAGTTTTACTTCATGCATATTTTAAGAAAAATCAAATTGGCTGTGCAGTTGGTACACTATTTAGGTAA
- the minC gene encoding septum site-determining protein MinC: MVQKQTQHFVTIKGTKDGLNLILDDSCAFRDVINELDEKLSARHIQQTEGHTITVTLKLGNRYLTEKQERELRAIIQSKQNLEIDRIDSNVMSRDEAEEERKRSTITSVARTVRSGQVLEVEGDLLLIGDVNPGGTVKAFGNIFVMGALRGIAHAGAYGDMKAVITAAVMKPSQLKIADLISRPPDQVGASIHEAECAFVKDGQSEISVDRVQILTKVRPNLTRL, encoded by the coding sequence ATGGTACAAAAGCAAACACAGCATTTTGTTACGATTAAAGGAACGAAAGACGGCTTGAATCTGATTTTAGATGATTCCTGCGCTTTTCGTGATGTTATAAATGAACTTGATGAAAAACTTTCCGCTCGTCATATTCAGCAGACGGAAGGACATACGATTACAGTAACGCTCAAGCTTGGGAATCGCTATTTAACAGAAAAGCAAGAAAGAGAACTTCGTGCGATAATTCAATCTAAGCAAAATCTAGAAATTGATCGCATTGATTCGAATGTCATGTCGCGTGACGAAGCTGAAGAAGAGCGTAAGAGGTCCACGATTACATCCGTAGCGAGAACGGTACGATCAGGTCAGGTTCTTGAAGTGGAAGGTGATCTTCTCCTGATTGGTGATGTAAACCCTGGTGGTACTGTTAAAGCTTTTGGCAATATATTTGTAATGGGTGCACTTCGAGGCATTGCTCATGCAGGGGCTTATGGAGATATGAAGGCGGTTATTACAGCCGCTGTTATGAAACCTTCGCAGCTTAAAATCGCAGATTTAATCAGTAGGCCGCCTGATCAAGTAGGGGCGAGCATTCATGAAGCAGAATGTGCTTTTGTCAAAGACGGTCAATCTGAAATTAGCGTTGATCGCGTTCAAATACTGACCAAAGTACGACCGAATTTGACTAGGTTGTAG
- a CDS encoding M23 family metallopeptidase, which translates to MRKDLDDVRKRLHSRKKQRQPMRGEPRSRQSHDHMPTFTNQNVEMKIHPLFNKQSFLMRAMIAACLFLGAGILFKAESDRLVPAQDYVNDMMAEEFQFASVKEWYEGNFGNPVALFPTSPETNSNSESPVYALPASGKVLENFETTGKGIMVETVLSSGVEAIDAGVVTYAGDKEGIGQTVVLQHTDGSESWYGMLDSIDVSLYDFVQTKDQLGSVSNSEDGKTGTFYFAIKKNEAFIDPLQVVPIE; encoded by the coding sequence ATGCGGAAAGATCTGGATGATGTGAGAAAACGACTCCATTCGAGAAAGAAGCAGCGTCAGCCAATGCGTGGAGAACCTCGATCAAGACAAAGTCATGATCATATGCCTACTTTTACAAATCAAAATGTTGAAATGAAAATTCACCCGCTTTTTAACAAGCAAAGTTTTTTAATGCGAGCGATGATTGCGGCCTGCTTATTTCTAGGTGCTGGCATTTTATTTAAAGCAGAGAGTGATCGCCTCGTTCCGGCCCAGGATTACGTTAACGATATGATGGCGGAAGAATTCCAGTTTGCCTCGGTGAAGGAGTGGTATGAAGGGAACTTTGGAAATCCAGTTGCTTTATTTCCAACATCTCCAGAAACAAATTCGAATTCTGAATCTCCTGTCTATGCGCTACCTGCGAGTGGCAAAGTACTTGAGAATTTTGAGACCACTGGAAAAGGGATTATGGTTGAAACCGTACTAAGCTCTGGAGTCGAAGCGATCGATGCAGGGGTGGTCACCTATGCAGGAGATAAAGAAGGGATAGGGCAGACTGTTGTTCTTCAACATACTGATGGAAGCGAGTCATGGTATGGTATGCTGGATTCAATTGATGTTTCTCTGTACGATTTTGTTCAAACGAAGGACCAACTTGGGAGCGTCTCAAACTCTGAAGATGGCAAGACAGGAACGTTTTATTTTGCCATAAAGAAAAACGAAGCGTTTATTGACCCGCTTCAAGTTGTACCAATCGAATAA